The following DNA comes from Chloroflexota bacterium.
CACCGGCCCGCGCACGCCGCCATACTCGCCTGCGACGACGCGCACCTGCACGCCATCACGCTCGATAATCGGGATCGTGGCGGCGGAAACTTCCTGATAGCGCGGCGTGCTCATCTTTTGCGCCGCCGGCAGATTTACCCACAGTTGGAAACCGTTGATGCCGCCATCCGGCGCGCGGCGCGGCATCTCCTCGTGCATGATCCCGCGGCCGCTCGTCATCCACTGCACGTCGCCGGGGCCGATGATGCCCGCATTGCCGAGGCTGTCACGGTGGCGCACAGTACCTTCGAGCATGTACGTCACGGTCTCAATGCCGCGATGCGGGTGGTTCGGAAACCCCGGATTGACGCCATCACGCGGGTTGTTGAAAGCGAAATGGTCGAACAGCAGAAACGGGTCGAATGGATTGGATTGGTGCGGCCCGAACGAACGGCGCAGCATCACGCCCGCCCCTTCCGCCACCAGTTGCGGCTCGATAACCCATTTAATGGCGCGTCTTGTACTCATGCTCCCCACGCCTCCCTGTCTGTATAGACCGGGGACATGGTTGACAGGTGTTCGGGGACATGGTTGACACTCACATACGGTATGATGACCCTCATTCAGGAGGTGTCACATGCCATGGACCGAGGTCTCCATCATGTCCCAACGCGAAGAGTTCGTCGCA
Coding sequences within:
- a CDS encoding pirin family protein, producing MSTRRAIKWVIEPQLVAEGAGVMLRRSFGPHQSNPFDPFLLFDHFAFNNPRDGVNPGFPNHPHRGIETVTYMLEGTVRHRDSLGNAGIIGPGDVQWMTSGRGIMHEEMPRRAPDGGINGFQLWVNLPAAQKMSTPRYQEVSAATIPIIERDGVQVRVVAGEYGGVRGPVTEIAAQPLYMDVTLQPGVSFDIGTKPGHQVVAYVFEGAGIFDVESGETVPAVHMLAFGDGDSVRVSAAPDSHVRFMLMAGGPFREPIFPYGPFVMNTREEIVQAVADLRNGTFVQPA